In the Moraxella osloensis genome, AATGTTTAAAGATAGGTCTTATCATTATGATAATCCTGAAAACTATAGCGAATTGGATATGCAATTTAGATTGTATTATCAATTTCTCAAAAATTCATTTGGCTTTCAATTTCTTCCTGTTAATGGTCAAAGTGAGATTTTGCTAAGACTAGACGGGCATTCTAGTCAAAAGCACAAGGATGAATTAGACAAATTTGTTCTTGACCTTCCACGTTTATGGGGAAGAAATGATATTACTTTTAGAGTTACTTATATAGAAAGTGACAAGTTTATACGCTTACAGGTCTGTGATTTGTTAATGGGTGCAGCGGGTTATAAAGGTAATAAAATTCATCATAGAAGAGAAAATAACAAACGTGGAATGACAAAAAAGCAAAAATTAAAAATTGAGCTAGCAGACTACATTTATAATAAATTACGAAAGATTAATGAAATTGATAGAGGTTCTAAAGCGTTTAATTGGTTTGAATCAACAGGCTTAAATGCAAATACGGAAAACAGGTTTCATCATAAAATGAGAATTTGGAAGTTCATTCCCAATTCATATCGCAAGAATAAAGGGTGGGAAAACGATAATTTAACTAAAGAAGGTTATTTCGTTAAAGATATATTTGAAACTGAAGTGTTACAAGGAAATGAAGAAGGTTAATGAATGATTAATCAAGAAATCTTAAATGCCGTTGTCCAAGAGATTAAATCGACACCAGCAGATGAGTTAGAAAAACGACTTCAACAGTCAGAACATTCTGCTTTCGCTCAATCAATTAATGAACTTTCGGCATTTTCACGCTCAACTCCAACCGCTAAAAAGCCAAAACGTTTAGCTTTGCTTACCTTTTCGGTATATTGAGCAGAAGCGTTAAATCGTCGAAATAGAGTAAAGCACCGTTTAAGTTTTAGTAGATAATTTGTAACCTAATAAAAAACCCACAAAATCTGTGGGTTTTCTTTTACCTACCTAAATTTAAAAAATTACGTTAAAATCAATTATTAAAAAATCACTTTTCCATAGGATATCTAGGTAAAAAAAGGTGAAAAATGATAAATCAATCCTTACATTTTGAAATCACAGGCAATGACGCAACTCGACTCATTCAAGCCTGCCAACAGCTTGGCATACAACCTGCCCAAGCCTTTCAACACTTTGTCGCCCAACTATCCGCCAACGCCGACAAAGAACCAACGACAACCGAGCCTACCACCGAGCAAATCCGAGCCAAAAAACTCGCTCGTGCAGGCGGACTTGCCCAATACGCCAATCCAGACTTAATCCCACTCGAAGACCAAGCCGTCACAATGGCACTCAAGGCAAAGTATGGTACTCATTGATACGAATATCTTACTTAGATTCATCTTGCAAGATCATGCCGAACTCAGCAAAAAGGCTAACCAAATAATTGCTGATAATAGGGTTACCTGTCTAAATGCGGTGGTTTATGAAGCCATTCACGTATTGCAAAATGTCTATGGCATAGACCGTTTAATCGTAGCGAATGAAATCCAATCGCTATTTATCGATGACATTATCGAAAGCGATGATAAAGCCTTATCAATCAAGGCATTAAACGTATTTAAAGAAACCAAGATGGATTTTATGGATTGTTTATTAATCGCGTATGACATACTTTATCAACATCAAATTTTCTCATTTGATAAAAAGGTTAATAACTACCTAAAACGACATTATCAAAATTAAAAACCCACAAAATCTGTGGGTTTTCTTTTAAGCTTAAAAAATCAATGCGCCTCATCCCAATTATCGCCAATACCCACTTCTACCACGAGCGGCACCGCAAAATCCACATCCCAGCCTTTTTTCTTAGCGGTTTTTGACAACACATCTTGCATGGCGTTCTTTATAAGTTTAGCGATTTCATCGACTTTATTTTCATCCGCTTCAAACACCAGCTCATCATGCACCTGTAGTAGCATTTTGGCATGGTCTTGGGGCAATACCTCATTCACCGCAATCATGGCAAGTTTGATGATATCAGCAGCACTGCCTTGTAGTGGCGCATTAATCGCCGCGCGTTCTGCCGCTTGGCGCACGCCGCGGTTGGGGTGCTGCATATCGGGGGTGAATAGCTTACGCCCCAAAATCGTGGTGATATAGCCTTGATTTTGGGCAGCGGTGCGGGTGGCTTGCATATAAGCACGTACTGTAGGGTAGCG is a window encoding:
- a CDS encoding DUF3800 domain-containing protein codes for the protein MAKYQLFADEAWTHNSPPLCRYHYFFGGIFGTESAMDRLDYELKLIVKKHNVKSEIKWNKVSPNHMDCYKELVDCLVDNILSDKIKYRQMFKDRSYHYDNPENYSELDMQFRLYYQFLKNSFGFQFLPVNGQSEILLRLDGHSSQKHKDELDKFVLDLPRLWGRNDITFRVTYIESDKFIRLQVCDLLMGAAGYKGNKIHHRRENNKRGMTKKQKLKIELADYIYNKLRKINEIDRGSKAFNWFESTGLNANTENRFHHKMRIWKFIPNSYRKNKGWENDNLTKEGYFVKDIFETEVLQGNEEG
- a CDS encoding PIN domain-containing protein produces the protein MVLIDTNILLRFILQDHAELSKKANQIIADNRVTCLNAVVYEAIHVLQNVYGIDRLIVANEIQSLFIDDIIESDDKALSIKALNVFKETKMDFMDCLLIAYDILYQHQIFSFDKKVNNYLKRHYQN